From the genome of Vicia villosa cultivar HV-30 ecotype Madison, WI linkage group LG2, Vvil1.0, whole genome shotgun sequence, one region includes:
- the LOC131648358 gene encoding putative pectinesterase 10 — translation MFHLALFISLFYVGRGMDCGGNHVSNTIYVDQQGKGNFKTIQAAIDSIKNQNDKWIVINISFGTYKEKVHIPIEKPCIVLKGAGRGRKATTITYDDSAEHDGTSMSASFISSPPNVIVTGIQFENTFGTNSPAVAANFYGDKSAIFDSSFIGYQDTLLVSSGRSYFKNCYIQGEVDFICGSGQSYFENCVMNATQGQNKPPGFVTAQKRDTPNGKEGFVFKGCSVIGNGQVNLGRPWGSYSRVIFLDSYFASVVIPKGWDSWNQQSHVKDITFAEINCKGPGADTKNRVDWIKKPEDIKISEYTYSPFINSDGWLNNLPSV, via the exons ATGTTTCATTTAGCATTGTTTATTAGTCTTTTTTATGTTGGTAGAGGCATGGATTGTGGTGGAAATCATGTTTCAAATACCATCTATGTTGACCAACAAGGTAAAGGAAATTTTAAAACAATTCAAGCTGCCATTGATTCTATCAAGAATCAAAATGATAAATGGATTGTGATTAATATAAGTTTTGGCACATACAA GGAAAAAGTTCATATACCTATAGAAAAGCCATGCATTGTTTTAAAAGGAGCAGGTAGAGGTAGAAAAGCTACAACCATTACTTATGATGATTCAGCTGAACATGATGGCACATCAATGAGTGCTTCTTTCATTTCATCTCCTCCTAATGTGATTGTCACTGGCATTCAATTTGAG AACACATTTGGAACTAATTCACCAGCAGTAGCAGCTAATTTTTATGGTGATAAATCAGCCATATTTGATTCTAGTTTTATTGGTTATCAAGACACGTTGCTCGTATCAAGTGGACGTTCTTACTTTAAAAATTGTTATATTCAAGGGGAAGTCGATTTTATTTGTGGTTCTGGACAATCTTATTTCGAG AATTGTGTGATGAATGCGACACAAGGGCAAAACAAACCACCTGGTTTTGTTACAGCACAAAAGCGAGACACACCAAATGGAAAAGAAGGTTTTGTTTTTAAAGGATGTTCTGTTATTGGAAATGGTCAAGTGAATCTAGGAAGACCATGGGGCTCTTACTCCAGAGTCATATTTTTGGATTCATATTTTGCATCAGTCGTAATTCCTAAAGGCTGGGACTCTTGGAATCAACAAAGTCATGT AAAAGACATCACATTTGCAGAAATTAATTGTAAGGGACCAGGAGCTGATACTAAGAATCGTGTTGATTGGATCAAGAAACCAGAGGACATTAAAATAAGTGAATATACTTATTCGCCTTTCATAAATTCAGATGGATGGCTTAACAACTTACCTAGTGTGTAA